The proteins below come from a single Edaphobacter acidisoli genomic window:
- a CDS encoding HU family DNA-binding protein: MTKADLVDKVTELGDLTRRDGEIIVDTLFEAVIGALKSGDKIEIRGFGSFRTRQRNARTGRNPKTGAKVDVPAKRVPFFKPSKELRDSVNPDGQKKSTPRAEARSVDPHHPPAM; this comes from the coding sequence ATGACCAAAGCCGATCTCGTAGATAAAGTCACAGAACTGGGCGACCTTACCCGCCGCGATGGTGAGATCATCGTCGATACCCTCTTTGAGGCCGTCATCGGCGCGCTTAAATCAGGCGACAAGATCGAGATACGCGGCTTCGGCAGCTTCCGCACGCGGCAGCGCAACGCCCGCACCGGACGCAACCCGAAGACCGGAGCCAAAGTCGACGTACCGGCCAAGCGCGTCCCTTTCTTCAAGCCTTCAAAGGAGCTGCGCGACTCCGTCAATCCCGACGGCCAGAAAAAATCCACACCGCGAGCCGAAGCCAGGTCCGTCGATCCGCATCATCCTCCCGCGATGTAG
- a CDS encoding YybH family protein — MRCLLSLAVIFCFSAISLTAQNFPLPASSSSADPLSPPPSTTANPLEQPTLSPGVILLMELDGRFEKAVEEGGGKAFASWFANDAVILSNGKPAVMGHTAITEQSHWDPKAYQLTWAPEGAQMGPSNEMGFTWGHYEGRSKDKNGQPVVISGRYFTVWKKLPSGDWKVALEASADAPPTSGECCTLPKP; from the coding sequence ATGCGCTGTCTGCTTTCGCTCGCCGTCATCTTCTGTTTCTCTGCTATATCTCTGACTGCGCAAAACTTCCCTCTTCCTGCTTCATCTTCCAGCGCCGATCCACTCAGTCCACCCCCCAGTACCACTGCGAATCCCCTTGAGCAACCAACCCTGAGCCCCGGCGTCATACTGCTGATGGAGCTTGACGGGCGTTTTGAAAAGGCAGTTGAAGAGGGCGGCGGCAAAGCCTTCGCAAGTTGGTTCGCAAACGACGCTGTCATCCTTAGCAACGGCAAACCAGCCGTCATGGGTCACACTGCCATTACAGAGCAGTCGCATTGGGATCCCAAGGCCTACCAGCTCACATGGGCTCCTGAAGGCGCGCAGATGGGCCCATCGAACGAGATGGGTTTCACGTGGGGGCATTATGAGGGTCGCTCCAAAGACAAAAACGGACAACCCGTCGTCATCTCAGGCCGCTATTTCACTGTCTGGAAGAAGCTCCCCAGTGGAGACTGGAAGGTTGCCCTTGAAGCCAGCGCCGACGCTCCTCCCACGTCCGGGGAGTGCTGCACGTTACCAAAGCCATAA